In Belonocnema kinseyi isolate 2016_QV_RU_SX_M_011 chromosome 4, B_treatae_v1, whole genome shotgun sequence, a single window of DNA contains:
- the LOC117171219 gene encoding uncharacterized protein LOC117171219 isoform X1, producing the protein MEAENQDICYSPGSIAGAVIGTFLTTSLLIAVGALLYRQWRRHKGKHLVLMTDPEIVDDAYAFDNPCFKDATPAVLERPVSAITMDTPAKDSTRWSTPWSSLGLGTGNRNDKRRTLDDSCLGPKATRVSNVSLRSRDFTGLGFNVCGNMREGIFVKDLLHRGPASESGRIHPGDRIASVKISFRSMVYEDALTILSYASPYDVELEVESGGSGSKPTTLLKKSVGPSPTRICHPLYRSQSIPELSQAHKTAAKRLFIADPNDSLGSNYSTMNSTLKSSKSTPGTQTLERHHEETKHNHHKFGIKVLPALDGTVDRIENQNEHNTNLERRHSKKIDAEKILGKNASLVKETSPPEEETKLAFENLQQKANLEKDILLSKENILQKENLQQKENIKQIEIANQKDHPLKMRKLIKVDGTELNGIDIPDRGKEEPNIPSEVPTEVHNAAMAARRNRKNSSEFLNAPKSPTISSEEDPKSPQKGKRKAPAPPKMNSEDAESPAVKKERESDDKIDSIADYTDALNDYVSKVRENKDDEARRQRLEARTNRRNSESDTDSEIQNSFTTIELNPADITIHHTPVPEVEDDEEEDDIYRKAASLGDLSKYESKTSATLERAQSLDMTDTGSKKRKAPMPPEDINESTEDLTKLDQIDTFDRRKLKKSSEWGTLEDAIWAKEEAEDLAKKNRVRKKSNGTLERSKSAVEIKMKEDLQEAKNSLPDSDPMNVSDGAIETSIDLYNLPLSKRMSQDFIHAERMFNPDEDNSLARIVNNGRVVKSPTPEEVELDFKQASPMPDVDGNPFNGEDEDLKDVEEGVEGFEKALRYFDLHSTKDSLKDTSSSVNFVNFSDSKEKDLFKSDPKLLYKDKEEVEEVFTKVKFEYGCPACDKRHGHHDENCKRHLNSKKENLELHKAERSSDKIVNNLQKETEASEVNLGSQVLKSVPEKKEMKRDPDTSVSIFQVHRTKFQPTSQKEPSEFETHFAKRIVNALDEKDVEIILDDQEEDGYDFGSSITVNNKNISPSDDHHNISNVSVSSGENSEDSGLVRESIEFKESEIRPPLPSTPMPLTAPQKMTYITEIKVSPTRENIHAPDSESEELVAIMEGNGDAKKHQIDVVVTSNGKPGSGKKPPVPPRRSDVSKLIKDEISDKQVVYVSEYKSPPSKEIQVSTVNASEDKPTSVNKKFEQWIFLGDNKEQNPWGNGSSPPQPVTNIVLSAGDEKILHQ; encoded by the exons CCAAAGGCCACGAGGGTCAGCAACGTCAGTCTCAGGAGTCGAGACTTTACCGGGCTTGGATTTAACGTTTGCGGAAACATGAGGGAAGGTATCTTCGTCAAGGATCTTCTTCATCGTGGCCCTGCTTCCGAATCTGGTCGCATTCATCCgg GTGACAGAATAGCCAGTGTAAAAATCAGCTTCCGGAGTATGGTCTACGAAGATGCCCTGACAATTCTGAGTTACGCTTCGCCTTACGACGTAGAATTAGAGGTCGAAAGTGGGGGATCTGGTTCGAAACCGACAACCTTATTAAAAAAGAGCGTGGGTCCAAGTCCAACGCGGATTTGTCATCCACTCTACAGAAGTCAATCAATTCCGGAACTTTCCCAGGCTCACAAAACAGCCGCAAAAAGGCTCTTCATTGCCGATCCAAATGATTCTCTTGGCTCAAATTATTCCACAATGAACTCGACCCTCAAATCCTCAAAATCCACTCCAGGCACCCAAACTCTAGAACGTCATCACGAAGAGACAAAACACAACCACCACAAATTTGGCATCAAAGTTCTTCCCGCCCTCGATGGAACCGTCGACAGAATCGAGAATCAAAACGAGCACAACACAAATCTCGAAAGAAGACATTCCAAGAAAATTGATGCTGAaaaaatcctcgggaaaaatGCATCCCTTGTCAAAGAAACGTCCCCTCCTGAAGAGGAGACCAAACTTGCTTTTGAGAACTTGCAACAGAaagcaaatttagaaaaagatatcCTCTTATCAAAGGAGAACATTCTACAGAAAGAAAATCTACAACAAAAGGAGAATATAAAACAGATCGAGATTGCGAATCAGAAAGATCATCCTCTGAAAATGAGGAAACTCATAAAGGTCGATGGGACGGAGCTAAATGGAATAGACATTCCTGACAGAGGCAAAGAAGAGCCGAATATTCCGTCTGAGGTTCCAACTGAAGTTCACAATGCAGCGATGGCTGCTCGCCGAAACAGGAAAAACAGTTCAGAATTTCTGAACGCTCCAAAGTCCCCAACAATTTCGAGTGAGGAAGATCCTAAAAGTCCTCAGAAAGGCAAGAGGAAGGCTCCAGCCCCGCCGAAGATGAATTCCGAGGATGCTGAGTCTCCAGCGGTGAAAAAGGAGAGGGAATCAGACGATAAGATCGACTCGATTGCAGATTACACTGATGCGTTGAATGATTACGTCAGCAAAGTGCGCGAGAATAAAGATGACGAGGCTCGCAGACAGAGGCTAGAGGCGAGAACGAACAGAAGGAATTCAGAGTCCGACACGGACAGTGAGATTCAAAACAGTTTCACGACGATTGAGTTGAATCCGGCTGATATAACAATTCATCATACGCCAGTGCCCGAGGTCGAGGATGATGAGGAAGAGGATGACATCTACAGAAAAGCAGCGAGTTTAGGGGACCTTTCAAAATATGAGAGCAAAACTTCAGCGACTTTGGAAAGGGCCCAGAGTCTGGACATGACAGATACTGGATCCAAGAAGCGAAAAGCTCCTATGCCTCCGGAAGATATTAACGAATCGACTGAGGATCTTACGAAGTTGGATCAGATTGACACATTCGATCGGCGGAAGTTGAAGAAGTCTAGTGAGTGGGGAACACTTGAAGACGCAATTTGGGCAAAAGAAGAAGCTGAAGATTTGGCAAAGAAGAACAGAGTTAGAAAGAAGAGCAACGGAACTTTGGAAAGATCAAAATCAGCCGTGGAAATCAAAATGAAGGAGGATCTTCAGGAAGCGAAGAACTCTCTTCCGGATTCTGATCCCATGAATGTTTCTGATGGTGCGATTGAAACTTCAATCGATTTGTATAATTTGCCTTTGAGCAAACGCATGTCTCAGGATTTTATACACGCTGAGAGGATGTTCAATCCTGACGAGGATAATTCTTTAGCGAGAATTGTTAATAACGGAAGAGTTGTGAAGAGTCCAACTCCTGAAGAAGTGGAGCTGGATTTCAAGCAAGCATCGCCAATGCCAGATGTCGATGGGAATCCTTTCAATGGTGAAGATGAGGATCTCAAAGATGTAGAAGAAGGAGTTGAAGGGTTCGAAAAGGCTCTTCGATACTTCGACCTTCATTCCACAAAGGACTCTTTGAAAGATACAAGTTCTAGCGTGAATTTCGTGAACTTTTCGGACTCGAaagaaaaagatttgtttaaGAGTGACCCCAAATTGTTGTACAAAGACAAAGAAGAAGTCGAAGAAGTTTTCACGAAAGTGAAGTTCGAATATGGATGTCCTGCGTGTGATAAAAGACATGGACATCATGACGAAAATTGTAAGAGACATCTTAACTCTAAAAAAGAGAATCTAGAACTTCATAAAGCTGAAAGATCCTCTGATAAAATCGttaataatttacaaaaggaGACCGAGGCTTCTGAAGTTAATCTGGGAAGCCAGGTTCTGAAATCAGTTCcagaaaaaaaggaaatgaaaagagATCCAGATACGTCGGTTTCTATTTTCCAAGTCCACAGGACAAAATTCCAGCCGACTTCTCAGAAGGAACCATCAGAATTCGAAACTCATTTCGCAAAGAGAATCGTGAATGCTCTTGATGAAAAGGATGTGGAAATTATTCTTGATGATCAGGAGGAAGATGGTTACGATTTTGGATCGAGCATAAcggtgaataataaaaatatttctccgAGTGACGATCATCACAATATCAGTAATGTGAGTGTTTCTAGTGGAGAAAATAGTGAAGACAGTGGATTGGTCCGAGAATCAATTGAGTTTAAAGAATCTGAAATTCGTCCGCCACTTCCAAGCACACCAATGCCACTAACAGCTCCTCAAAAAATGACCTACATCACTGAAATAAAAGTGTCACCAACGAGGGAAAATATTCATGCGCCTGATAGCGAAAGTGAAGAACTTGTGGCGATTATGGAAGGAAATGGAGATGCTAAAAAGCACCAGATCGATGTCGTAGTCACTTCGAATGGAAAACCAGGTTCTGGGAAAAAACCTCCAGTTCCTCCGAGAAGAAGtgatgtttcaaaattgatcaagGATGAGATTTCTGATAAGCAGGTGGTTTATGTTTCGGAATATAAATCTCCGCCTTCAAAGGAAATTCAAGTTTCGACTGTGAATGCTTCGGAGGATAAACCTACgagtgttaataaaaaattcgagcaGTGGATCTTCCTGGGCGATAACAAGGAACAGAATCCTTGGGGAAACGGATCTAGTCCTCCCCAACCTGTTACGAACATTGTACTCTCAGCGGGAGATGAGAAGATTTTGCATCAGTAG
- the LOC117171219 gene encoding uncharacterized protein LOC117171219 isoform X2, whose translation MTDPEIVDDAYAFDNPCFKDATPAVLERPVSAITMDTPAKDSTRWSTPWSSLGLGTGNRNDKRRTLDDSCLGPKATRVSNVSLRSRDFTGLGFNVCGNMREGIFVKDLLHRGPASESGRIHPGDRIASVKISFRSMVYEDALTILSYASPYDVELEVESGGSGSKPTTLLKKSVGPSPTRICHPLYRSQSIPELSQAHKTAAKRLFIADPNDSLGSNYSTMNSTLKSSKSTPGTQTLERHHEETKHNHHKFGIKVLPALDGTVDRIENQNEHNTNLERRHSKKIDAEKILGKNASLVKETSPPEEETKLAFENLQQKANLEKDILLSKENILQKENLQQKENIKQIEIANQKDHPLKMRKLIKVDGTELNGIDIPDRGKEEPNIPSEVPTEVHNAAMAARRNRKNSSEFLNAPKSPTISSEEDPKSPQKGKRKAPAPPKMNSEDAESPAVKKERESDDKIDSIADYTDALNDYVSKVRENKDDEARRQRLEARTNRRNSESDTDSEIQNSFTTIELNPADITIHHTPVPEVEDDEEEDDIYRKAASLGDLSKYESKTSATLERAQSLDMTDTGSKKRKAPMPPEDINESTEDLTKLDQIDTFDRRKLKKSSEWGTLEDAIWAKEEAEDLAKKNRVRKKSNGTLERSKSAVEIKMKEDLQEAKNSLPDSDPMNVSDGAIETSIDLYNLPLSKRMSQDFIHAERMFNPDEDNSLARIVNNGRVVKSPTPEEVELDFKQASPMPDVDGNPFNGEDEDLKDVEEGVEGFEKALRYFDLHSTKDSLKDTSSSVNFVNFSDSKEKDLFKSDPKLLYKDKEEVEEVFTKVKFEYGCPACDKRHGHHDENCKRHLNSKKENLELHKAERSSDKIVNNLQKETEASEVNLGSQVLKSVPEKKEMKRDPDTSVSIFQVHRTKFQPTSQKEPSEFETHFAKRIVNALDEKDVEIILDDQEEDGYDFGSSITVNNKNISPSDDHHNISNVSVSSGENSEDSGLVRESIEFKESEIRPPLPSTPMPLTAPQKMTYITEIKVSPTRENIHAPDSESEELVAIMEGNGDAKKHQIDVVVTSNGKPGSGKKPPVPPRRSDVSKLIKDEISDKQVVYVSEYKSPPSKEIQVSTVNASEDKPTSVNKKFEQWIFLGDNKEQNPWGNGSSPPQPVTNIVLSAGDEKILHQ comes from the exons CCAAAGGCCACGAGGGTCAGCAACGTCAGTCTCAGGAGTCGAGACTTTACCGGGCTTGGATTTAACGTTTGCGGAAACATGAGGGAAGGTATCTTCGTCAAGGATCTTCTTCATCGTGGCCCTGCTTCCGAATCTGGTCGCATTCATCCgg GTGACAGAATAGCCAGTGTAAAAATCAGCTTCCGGAGTATGGTCTACGAAGATGCCCTGACAATTCTGAGTTACGCTTCGCCTTACGACGTAGAATTAGAGGTCGAAAGTGGGGGATCTGGTTCGAAACCGACAACCTTATTAAAAAAGAGCGTGGGTCCAAGTCCAACGCGGATTTGTCATCCACTCTACAGAAGTCAATCAATTCCGGAACTTTCCCAGGCTCACAAAACAGCCGCAAAAAGGCTCTTCATTGCCGATCCAAATGATTCTCTTGGCTCAAATTATTCCACAATGAACTCGACCCTCAAATCCTCAAAATCCACTCCAGGCACCCAAACTCTAGAACGTCATCACGAAGAGACAAAACACAACCACCACAAATTTGGCATCAAAGTTCTTCCCGCCCTCGATGGAACCGTCGACAGAATCGAGAATCAAAACGAGCACAACACAAATCTCGAAAGAAGACATTCCAAGAAAATTGATGCTGAaaaaatcctcgggaaaaatGCATCCCTTGTCAAAGAAACGTCCCCTCCTGAAGAGGAGACCAAACTTGCTTTTGAGAACTTGCAACAGAaagcaaatttagaaaaagatatcCTCTTATCAAAGGAGAACATTCTACAGAAAGAAAATCTACAACAAAAGGAGAATATAAAACAGATCGAGATTGCGAATCAGAAAGATCATCCTCTGAAAATGAGGAAACTCATAAAGGTCGATGGGACGGAGCTAAATGGAATAGACATTCCTGACAGAGGCAAAGAAGAGCCGAATATTCCGTCTGAGGTTCCAACTGAAGTTCACAATGCAGCGATGGCTGCTCGCCGAAACAGGAAAAACAGTTCAGAATTTCTGAACGCTCCAAAGTCCCCAACAATTTCGAGTGAGGAAGATCCTAAAAGTCCTCAGAAAGGCAAGAGGAAGGCTCCAGCCCCGCCGAAGATGAATTCCGAGGATGCTGAGTCTCCAGCGGTGAAAAAGGAGAGGGAATCAGACGATAAGATCGACTCGATTGCAGATTACACTGATGCGTTGAATGATTACGTCAGCAAAGTGCGCGAGAATAAAGATGACGAGGCTCGCAGACAGAGGCTAGAGGCGAGAACGAACAGAAGGAATTCAGAGTCCGACACGGACAGTGAGATTCAAAACAGTTTCACGACGATTGAGTTGAATCCGGCTGATATAACAATTCATCATACGCCAGTGCCCGAGGTCGAGGATGATGAGGAAGAGGATGACATCTACAGAAAAGCAGCGAGTTTAGGGGACCTTTCAAAATATGAGAGCAAAACTTCAGCGACTTTGGAAAGGGCCCAGAGTCTGGACATGACAGATACTGGATCCAAGAAGCGAAAAGCTCCTATGCCTCCGGAAGATATTAACGAATCGACTGAGGATCTTACGAAGTTGGATCAGATTGACACATTCGATCGGCGGAAGTTGAAGAAGTCTAGTGAGTGGGGAACACTTGAAGACGCAATTTGGGCAAAAGAAGAAGCTGAAGATTTGGCAAAGAAGAACAGAGTTAGAAAGAAGAGCAACGGAACTTTGGAAAGATCAAAATCAGCCGTGGAAATCAAAATGAAGGAGGATCTTCAGGAAGCGAAGAACTCTCTTCCGGATTCTGATCCCATGAATGTTTCTGATGGTGCGATTGAAACTTCAATCGATTTGTATAATTTGCCTTTGAGCAAACGCATGTCTCAGGATTTTATACACGCTGAGAGGATGTTCAATCCTGACGAGGATAATTCTTTAGCGAGAATTGTTAATAACGGAAGAGTTGTGAAGAGTCCAACTCCTGAAGAAGTGGAGCTGGATTTCAAGCAAGCATCGCCAATGCCAGATGTCGATGGGAATCCTTTCAATGGTGAAGATGAGGATCTCAAAGATGTAGAAGAAGGAGTTGAAGGGTTCGAAAAGGCTCTTCGATACTTCGACCTTCATTCCACAAAGGACTCTTTGAAAGATACAAGTTCTAGCGTGAATTTCGTGAACTTTTCGGACTCGAaagaaaaagatttgtttaaGAGTGACCCCAAATTGTTGTACAAAGACAAAGAAGAAGTCGAAGAAGTTTTCACGAAAGTGAAGTTCGAATATGGATGTCCTGCGTGTGATAAAAGACATGGACATCATGACGAAAATTGTAAGAGACATCTTAACTCTAAAAAAGAGAATCTAGAACTTCATAAAGCTGAAAGATCCTCTGATAAAATCGttaataatttacaaaaggaGACCGAGGCTTCTGAAGTTAATCTGGGAAGCCAGGTTCTGAAATCAGTTCcagaaaaaaaggaaatgaaaagagATCCAGATACGTCGGTTTCTATTTTCCAAGTCCACAGGACAAAATTCCAGCCGACTTCTCAGAAGGAACCATCAGAATTCGAAACTCATTTCGCAAAGAGAATCGTGAATGCTCTTGATGAAAAGGATGTGGAAATTATTCTTGATGATCAGGAGGAAGATGGTTACGATTTTGGATCGAGCATAAcggtgaataataaaaatatttctccgAGTGACGATCATCACAATATCAGTAATGTGAGTGTTTCTAGTGGAGAAAATAGTGAAGACAGTGGATTGGTCCGAGAATCAATTGAGTTTAAAGAATCTGAAATTCGTCCGCCACTTCCAAGCACACCAATGCCACTAACAGCTCCTCAAAAAATGACCTACATCACTGAAATAAAAGTGTCACCAACGAGGGAAAATATTCATGCGCCTGATAGCGAAAGTGAAGAACTTGTGGCGATTATGGAAGGAAATGGAGATGCTAAAAAGCACCAGATCGATGTCGTAGTCACTTCGAATGGAAAACCAGGTTCTGGGAAAAAACCTCCAGTTCCTCCGAGAAGAAGtgatgtttcaaaattgatcaagGATGAGATTTCTGATAAGCAGGTGGTTTATGTTTCGGAATATAAATCTCCGCCTTCAAAGGAAATTCAAGTTTCGACTGTGAATGCTTCGGAGGATAAACCTACgagtgttaataaaaaattcgagcaGTGGATCTTCCTGGGCGATAACAAGGAACAGAATCCTTGGGGAAACGGATCTAGTCCTCCCCAACCTGTTACGAACATTGTACTCTCAGCGGGAGATGAGAAGATTTTGCATCAGTAG
- the LOC117171800 gene encoding cysteine-rich PDZ-binding protein, with product MVCEKCEAKLGKVITPDPWKAGARNTTENGGRKVGENKALTAKKGRFNPYTSKFEICRICRQKVHQVGSHYCQACAYKKGICSMCGKKLIDTKCYRQSST from the coding sequence ATGGTTTGTGAGAAGTGTGAGGCGAAACTTGGCAAGGTCATCACTCCAGATCCGTGGAAGGCTGGAGCACGAAACACCACGGAAAATGGCGGTCGAAAAGTTGGAGAAAATAAAGCCCTCACTGCCAAAAAGGGTCGTTTCAACCCTTAcacttcaaaatttgaaatctgcAGGATATGCAGACAAAAGGTCCACCAGGTTGGCTCACATTATTGTCAAGCCTGTGCTTATAAGAAGGGGATTTGCTCGATGtgcggaaaaaaattaattgataccAAATGCTATCGACAATCATCAACGTAA